In Conger conger chromosome 9, fConCon1.1, whole genome shotgun sequence, the genomic stretch aaagcatcacatccataactaggaaaatacacatgaagtgctgttctaaacaaaaaatacagtcatcgtaagtgcaatttttttatttttttatggatCAGCGCTTCCATCACATAAACTTAGTGACATTTTAGTCGTCTAATTTCTTTCTGAaactcatttaaaaacaaacggGAATTTGACCAAAATGCTGTACAGAGTAAAAGTTTAAAATTACATCATACAAAAACAGGGAAAACCCAATTTTACCACATCTGTATCACACAATAGTCAATGAAAATGTTCATgtaattaatcatttttcatgcatttatttcatgcatgttaaattataataataattattatcataATGTTAGCAGGAATATTGTGTGTCAAGCACCAAGAGCGTGCAACAAATCATTGCAGCAATTTTAACACCTTGGTTTCCTGCATGATCTGCTGCAACCCAGCCCTGACGATCTGCCAGACTGTCAAGTGTCAAGACACATTTCTTCTTTCCCatagttaaaaataattaatagtaacacatacgtacatacagcATATgtgggcaacatggctcagaccgtaagagcagtcgtctggcggttcaatcccccgcccgggctgtgtcgaagtgtccctgagcaagacacctaacccccaaatgctcctgacgagctggttggtgccttgcatggcagccaatcaccgttggtgtgtgagtgtgagtgtgtgtgtgaatggttgaatgggtgaatgagaaagcatcaattgtacagcgctttggataaaggcgctgtataaatgccaaccatttaccatacgtAAATACATTGTGAATGTAATCCATTGTGAATGTAATCCCCTGTCCTTGTGTCCCAGGTCTCTTCCCCACAGATCCACTGACTGCAAAGTGGAGAGGTGAAACGGAGCAATGATGTTGGCGCACAGTCTCGCTCCATCGACTGACGTACCCCAAACCACCGATTATTACCCAGACTACAATTACACCGATAACGGCTCCGTGGTGTTCCTGGAGGAGGacgagcagcagttcagcagcaCCTTCTCAGGGGTCTGCCTCATCATCATCTTCGCGCTCAGCCTGGTGGGCAACGGCTTCCTGCTCTGGGCCCTGCTGGTGCGGGAGGACCTGACGAAGCCCACCACGCTCTTCCTCCTGCAGCTGGCGGTGTCGGACCTGCTGCTGACGCTGTCCTTCCCGTTCTGGGCCGTGTACTTCCTGCACGACTGGGTGTTCGGGCCGGCGGCCTGTCACCTCCTGGTCTTCGTCTTCTTCCTGGGCTTCTACAGCTACATGCTGTTCCTGGTGGCGGTGACGGTGGACCGATATGTGTCCGTGGTGCACGCCGTGCGGGTCCTGCGCCGCCGCCCCAGCTGGTGCGTCTGGCTCAGCAGCGCCGCCCTGTGGCTGGTGTGCGTCGCTGCAAGCATCCCCGAGGCGGTGCACACGCAGACCGTGGAGTTTGTGGACGGGACGCTGTGTGTGCAGGCCGACCgacacctccacctgcagctgCTGGGGTACGCCGTGCACATCGGCCTGTTCTTCCTCCTGCCCGTCGTCCTCATCCTGTTCTGCTACGCCCGCATCTGGGCCACGGTGCTGCGGTGCCGGTCGGCGAGGCGCTACCAGGCCGTGTGGCTGATATTCGCCGTGGTGGCGGTGTTCGTGGCCTGCTGGACGCCCTACAACGTGGTGCTGGTGCTCGGGGCCCTGCAGGACCTGGGAGTCTCGGCCCTCGTAACCCCCGCGGCCAAGCAGAAGATGGTGCACGCCTACTACGTGTGCCACACCCTGGCCTGCTGCCACTGCTTCCTCAACCCCGCCCTGCACATCTTCTGCAGCAGCCGGTTCCGCGGCTACCTCTCCGCCTTTTGCCGCGGCAACTGGGGGAGGAGCCAGACTTACGACTCCCAAAACGGCGCCCGGCGAAGCACCGTCTCCCACCAGACAACCGTGTGACTGGAGAAGTATTTTCATTTGCCATTTAGAGCCGCAGTAAAGAGGAAGATGAGTTGGAGACGCGCTGAAATGATTGCAAGACAAGGACTTTCACTTCTCCGGAACCTGCGTGGTAGAAAAGCCAgggcagaattttttttttttttctgtttttccattttgctaTTTTCTCATAAAGAGCcacttgcatgcatgcatgttttatACATTATTGATTAATACAGCCAGGGTATTTCTGAAAGACAAGCCTGGTGCCTCCATAGAGCTTATTCCATGTCAAGGTGGGACAATTATATTATTCTTCTGTTGCCTATATTCACTGAAAGGTCTCTTTCTGGGGATGTGGCCCGTTTGGTTCACACCTGgtaatggcggcctgtagcgtagcggttaaggtaaatgactgggacacgcaaggtcggtggctctaatcccggtgtggccacaataagatccgcacagccattgggcccttgagcaaggcccttaaccctgcactgctccaggggaggattgtctcctgcttgtctcctgcttgATTTGTTGCACAAATCAACATTGCCTGGAACTATCTTTATTATTTAGGGGGGGAAAATAAGTATATTATTAGTTTAAAGTGGCTAGCGTAACTCGGTGGACGAGCTTGTAAATCCCGCATGTATGAATGTTTGTATAGCTACTCTTTTTCTtctgcactcacactcagaaaATATCTATCGAATGCAAAGATCTGTAACTCGCAAATATTGTCAATTCAACAGTCTTGAAGCGCAAGATAGCCTTTATTCCAATGTGATTGTTAACAGAGTAGCCTTTCTCTTTGAGCAAACGTCATAGCAAAGAAGTGTGTTTACTGGGTagtgaataaaacatatttttgtactattttaaaaaccataGTGGTCTGTGTTCTGGCCTACTTGCCTATGGGGTTTGTCTCCCCCTAGTGGGCATTGTTCTAGCTACTTAATGTtagtctccattttgttttgagaaaaCGCGtgtgcagtagcagtagttTCTTAAGTAAGTATTGGAATACATTATGTTTAGTGCATAAAGGCAGCTTTTTTTCGATTATCATTTGTAATCAAACTCAAACAGTACCATTTTGAGTTATTTTAGTAGTTATTATTCATGCTAACCGGAGCTAGCATCGTGCTAATCGTCCTTTGtaaatagctagctaagctTGCCAAGCTCTGGCAAGTGTATTTGTTACAGTAAGCTGTGTTCATTTATAGATACAGGCTATTGGTGCCTTGTGTGTCAGGCTTATTTGATActctaaaaacaaaaactgcaccAGTAAAACTGCACCTGCCTCGGGCCTTTATTGGAGCCTTCCCGTTAGCAATCTCTTTAGCTTCACACGCCAACGGCCAACGGCGtcaggctgccatgcaagttaccaaccagcttgtcaggagcaattggggccCCGCGTCTTGCTGTGCTCCCATGAAACAACAGGGAAACGGAAATCGGAATGTGACGTTGTAATAATCCAAGCAACCAGTAGGGGGAAGAAGAGACACTGAAAAAAtgctccatttaaaataaaataaaaaacaggtcTGCTTGAATTCTGGCACTTGTTCAGGcctacacgcatgcacgcacacacatccacactcaagaaacacacacgctcacgcgtgcacacatactcacgcgtgcacacatactcattcactcacacgcacgcatgcattcacatacactcaAGAGGTAGCGTAGTGGGGAAGGAGGGTGAACCGATGTTCTCTCGCCttttaaattcacatttgaCAACAAACGAAAGTGTTCACAATCAAACAGAAAGGAAGCTGTTGTGTTTTAAATGCAGCAGTATAAAATGCACAGTGGTTGTCTCTGACCTGGCAGATTAATTTGCCGTCCCCCTCGTATGTGCGCTGATAACACTGATAATGTGTTCACGGTAAGAGAAGTGTCTTTCATAGGACATAGCCGCCCACACTAAGCTACGCGGTgaaataatgtaaagtaatggaaATTGATCCGTAAGCATTAAGTACCTTTTACTATTATACTTTACACCGGCCTCCAAATACCCCACAataactgcatgtgtgtgtgtgtatttatacacacacatacagtactgtgcaaaagtcttacgcacctgtataacattctgtacagataagattctttcaaaaaataatccaatgaaaggtcctaaataaatgtactacacatgacattttagtaatttggcagaatagttcaaaactgaatcaaatcaatattttttgtgaccaccctttggtgttaaaacacatttaattttaaaaatagaacacTTCTATTCTATTAATAACCAGCATGACAAAGATGAATAATCACACTCAGGCATCATTACTGTCATGGCATTAGCGACTGGCTCTAAAAAATGGCTGACTATATTATATAAACTAGGGTATAGTATAGGGTATAGTATTCAGCATACTGTTTCACATGGGGATTCAGTGTGATATTGTCACATAATAAAATGACCAAACGTATTTTGGCACGTAAGTGCTTCTTCTGCTTTCAGTTTGACCTGACGGGTCTGTCTGCAGAAATGCAGTCACCAAAGAACACTCAAACAGCGGCGAGAACAAACTTCCTGCTGGGAAGAAAGAGCTTTCTTTGGATTTTCGGGCTTTCTTCCCAATATTCTTAGTCTTTCAAATCTAATTAcctaaaattaatttaattgccTCACGCCCTCTTCACCTAGTTTgttgagcattctggtgcaaaatgacTTTTTTGAGAGCTAAAATAGCGTAGAGTTTCATGCACTTTTACATGTCCCCGGTGCTGGCGTTAGCAGTGCGACATCCAATAAATCCATCCAATTTATCCCATAAATTACCTCCGGAGGATAACAAGTGCACAGGTACAGAGGTACAGAGTGGAGAGCACAGTGTTTTGAAATTTGTTTGAATAGGCAACAGTGCCTGCCTTAAAACAAAAATCCCATTTAGCTGGCAAATGTGAGTAAAAGGATTCATTAATGTGCTCCACTCCTGTGTCTGTAAATGAGTGTGTTAGCCACCATAATTATCTATAAATTAGATGACAGGAAATGGCGGCCAGAAGAATTTTATCATAAATGTAAAACGC encodes the following:
- the LOC133136667 gene encoding C-C chemokine receptor type 4-like produces the protein MMLAHSLAPSTDVPQTTDYYPDYNYTDNGSVVFLEEDEQQFSSTFSGVCLIIIFALSLVGNGFLLWALLVREDLTKPTTLFLLQLAVSDLLLTLSFPFWAVYFLHDWVFGPAACHLLVFVFFLGFYSYMLFLVAVTVDRYVSVVHAVRVLRRRPSWCVWLSSAALWLVCVAASIPEAVHTQTVEFVDGTLCVQADRHLHLQLLGYAVHIGLFFLLPVVLILFCYARIWATVLRCRSARRYQAVWLIFAVVAVFVACWTPYNVVLVLGALQDLGVSALVTPAAKQKMVHAYYVCHTLACCHCFLNPALHIFCSSRFRGYLSAFCRGNWGRSQTYDSQNGARRSTVSHQTTV